Proteins co-encoded in one Kutzneria chonburiensis genomic window:
- a CDS encoding phosphopantetheine-binding protein produces the protein MTEQEIFDVVRRHLAEVLPDLDTARVQPDVSMRELGANSIDRMDLVIGVQDELGITVPNHELTSVHNLRSLVAAIQAHV, from the coding sequence GTGACCGAGCAGGAGATCTTCGACGTGGTCCGGCGGCACCTCGCCGAGGTGCTGCCCGACCTGGACACCGCCCGCGTCCAGCCGGACGTGAGCATGCGCGAGCTGGGCGCCAACTCGATCGACCGGATGGACCTGGTCATCGGCGTGCAGGACGAGCTCGGCATCACCGTGCCCAACCACGAGCTGACCAGCGTGCACAACCTGCGCTCCCTGGTCGCGGCCATCCAGGCGCACGTGTGA